Below is a window of Microbacterium croceum DNA.
TGAAGAGCTGCGCGGCCTCGCGCAGCGTCGTCGGCAGATGGTCGACGCCGGCCTCATAGGCGTTGCCCTCGAAGCGCTCGGGCAGGGCCAGCTCGTTCTCGATGCCGTACAGGCCGCCGGCGATGATCGCCGAGATGCCCATGTACGGGTTCACGTCGCCGCCGGGCACCCGGTTCTCGACCCGCAGCCCCGATCCGCTGCCGATCACGCGCAGCGCGCAGGTGCGGTTGTCGATGCCCCAGGCCACGCCGGTGGGCGCGAAGCTGCCCTTGGCGAAACGCTTGTAGGAGTTGATGTTGGGGGCGTAGAGCAGCGTGAACTCGCGCAGGGTGGCCAGGATGCCGGCGATCCAGTGCTCCATGACGGGGCTGAAGCCGTGTTCGCCGTCGCCGGCCATGACCGGAGTCCCGTCCTCGGCGCGCAAAGACAGGTGGATGTGGCAGCTGTTGCCCTCGCGCTCGTTGAACTTCGCCATGAAGGTGAGCGACTGCCCGTGCTGAGCGGCGATCTCCTTCGCACCGTTCTTGTAGATCACGTGCTGGTCGGCCGTCTCGCGCACCTCGGCGTAGCGGAACGCGATCTCCTGCTGGCCGAGGTTGCACTCGCCCTTCACGCCCTCGCAGTAGAGACCCGCACCGTCCATCCCGAGGCGGATGTCGCGCAGCAACGGCTCCATGCGGGTCGAGGCCTGCAGGTTGTAGTCGACGTTGTAGTCGGTGGCCGGCGTCAACCCCTCGTACTTGCGCGCCCAGGCGTCGCGGTAGGTGTTCTCGAACACGATGAACTCGAGCTCTGTGCCCGAGAACGCCGTCCATCCGCGTTCGGCGAGCCGGTCGCGCTGCCGGTCGAGGATCGCGCGCGGCGAGGGCCCGACGGGCTCGCCGTTCTGCCAGACCAGGTCGGCCATGATCAGCACGCTGCCCTCGAGCCATGGCATCCGCCGCAGGGTGGCGACGTCGGGGCGCAGCACCATGTCGCCGTAGCCGCGGTTCCACCCCGACATCGCGTAGCCGTCGACCGTGTTCATGTCGACATCGACCGAGAGCAGATAGTCGCAGGCCTCGGCGCCGTGATGCAGGATGTCCTCCTGGAACAGGCGCGCGGAGACCCGCTTGCCCACCAGTCTCCCCTGCGCATCGGCGAAGGCCACGATCACCGTGTCGATCTCGCCGGCGGCGATGCCGGCATCCAGCTGCTCGATGCTGAGGTTTCCCGACATCTTCTCGCTCCCGTCGTCGTGGTGAAGCGATCGACCGACCGGCTTCGCCATCAGAGTAGATCACTGTCGCGTTTAAAGGTAGACGAAACCACCATTGACTGCCACAATCATGCCCAAGGTGCACCCGGCGCCTGTACTTCAGCGAGCGGAGAACGGATGTCTGGACAGAACAGCGGTGCCCGCAAGGTCGCCGGAGCGACCTATACACGCGCCGGCAGTGAATACTTCGAGAAACGGACCCTCAAGCGGTCGGCCGGGGTCTGGGGCCTGTGGGGCCTCGCCGTCGCCGCCGTGATCTCCGGCGACTTCTCCGGCTGGAACTTCGGCATCGACTTCGCCGGCTTCGGCGGCATGCTGATCGCCTTCGTGATCCTCGTGGTCATGTACTACGGCATGATCTTCGCGATCGGGGAGATGGCGGCCGCGATGCCGCACACCGGCGGCGCGTATTCGTTCGCACGCTCTGCGATGGGCCCATGGGGCGGCCTGGTGACGGGAGCCGCGGAGACCATCGAGTACGTCGCGACCACGGCGGTGATCGTCTACTTCTCGGCGTCGTATGCGAACGGCATCACGAGCGAACTGCTGGGTCTCGAGCTGCCGGGGTGGGCCTGGTACCTCATCCTCTACATCGTCTTCATCGCCCTGAACTCGGCGGGAGCGGCGATCTCGTTCCGCTTTGCGATCGTGGTCTCGATCATCTCGATCGGCATCATCCTGGTGTTCTCGCTGATGGCGATCTTCTCCGGCGCATTCAGCTGGGATGCGCTGTGGGACATCGTCCCCGACGAGGGGCAGACCGAGTTCCTACCGCACGGCGTGCTGCCGATCCTGTTCGCGCTGCCCTTCGCGATGTGGTTCTTCCTCGGCATCGAGGAGCTGCCGCTCGCGGCCGAGGAGTCGCACAACCCGACGCGCGACATCCCGAAGGCCGGATTCTGGGCCCGCGGCACGCTCATCGTCACCGGGCTCCTGGTGCTCTTCCTCAACACGGGTGTCATCGGCGCCGAGGCGACGGGCAAGGCCGGGGAGCCGCTGCTCGACGGCTTCCGCGCGATCGTCGGAGACCAGCTCGCCGCCGTGCTCGCGCTGTTCGCGCTGATCGGTCTGCTCGCCTCGCTGCAGGGCATCATGTTCGCCTACGGCCGCAACATGTACTCGCTGTCCCGCGCCGGCTACTACCCGCGCTTCCTGTCGCTGACCGGCAAGCGCCAGACCCCGTGGGTCGCCCTCGTCGTGGGTGCCGCGATCGGCTTCGTCGCTCTCATCGTGCTCGACGTCCTCGCCGCGGTCGACGCCGAGGGCGCAGGTACCGTGGCCGGTGCGATCGTGCTGAACATCGCCGTCTGGGGCGCCGTGCTCGCCTACGGCCTCCAGCTGATCTCGTTCATGATCCTCCGCAAGAAGTACCCGCACGTCGACCGCCCGTACCGCAGCCCGTGGGGCATTCCCGGTGCCGCCGTCGCACTGGTGATCGCGGCGCTGATCTTCGTGGGCTTCCTGCTCAACCCGACGTTCGGTCCCGCCATCGTCGCGATCGCGATCGTCTACGTGGTGATCCTGCTCGGGTTCGCGCTGTTCTTCCGCCACCGCCTCGTGCTCTCCCCCGAAGAGGAATACGCGCTGTCGGGCGGTTCGCACGGCGACCCGCAGGCCGAAGGCTACGACGCGATGGAGGGCGAGGTGTTCGGCAGCGGCAAGTGAATCACCGCGCAGCGCCTCGACGATCCAGTCGGGGCGCTGTGTCGTGCCCGGCTCGGAATGCTCTACTTGCGGTCGAAGTCGAAGGCCTTGAGCAGTTCGAGGACCGCCTTGTCCCGCTCTTCGCCACCCTCCTCGAACATGTGCGTGACATGGGTGCGCAGATGGTTCTCGAGGAGCAGACGGTTGAGGGACTCCAGGGAGCGCTGGATGGCACGGGACTGCGTGATGATGTCCATGCAGTACTCCTCGTTCTCGATCATCCGCGCGACGCCGCGCATCTGACCCTCGAGGATGCTGGTGCGGTGCAGGGCGCGCTTCTTGATGTCTTCGATCACCCTCCGAGGGTACTCCGCGCCGCAGGACCTGGATCGGCGGCGCCTCCGTCGTCCCCAACTCAGGACATCCCGCCCGCAGATCCCGCACACCACGGCAGATGGGCCCCTCCACTCCCTTCCGTCCTGAGTTGTGTAGACGTCTCGCCGACGAGACTCCGCCTCGCGGACGCCGGCCGCAACCGTCGCACCCGCGTGCGAGGATGTCGACATGCCGCGAACACCGATGGCGATGCTGTCTCCCTCCGACCAGGTCCGACTGCGCGCGCTGCGGCGTATGAAGGCGGTGGCGCTGGGCGCCCTGCTCTTCATGGCGATCGCGTTCGTGATCGCGTTCATGTTCCAGGAGCGCCAGCCGTGGCTGGCGTACGTCCGCGCCGCGGCCGAGGGCGGCATGGTCGGCGCGCTGGCCGACTGGTTCGCCGTGACCGCGCTGTTCCGCCGTCCGCTCGGGCTCCCCATCCCGCACACCGCGATCATCCCGAACCGCAAAGACGAGATCGGCCGCACGCTCGGCGAGTTCGTCGAGACGAACTTCCTGGCCGCCGAGGTGGTGCGCACCAAGCTGTCGAGCACCGCGATCGCCCAGCGCGCCGGCGAGTGGCTGCGCGAGGCCCCGCATGCCGAACGCGTCGGAGCGGAGGGCGCGACCATCGCCACGGCCATCCTGAACGCGCTGAGCGACGACGACGTGCGCGACCTGATCTCCGACCTCGCCCGCGAGCACCTGGTCACCCCGGAGTGGGGCCCGCCCGCCGGCGCGTGGCTGGAGAAGATCGTCGAGGCCGACGCCCATCACGGCGCCGTCGACCTCGCCGCCGACAGCATCGCGCGCTGGCTGGAGGTCAACGCGGAGTCGTTCAGCGGGCTGGTCTCGCGCCGCCTTCCCTCCTGGGTGCCGCGCCTCGCCCACCGCTTCGTCGACGACACGGTCTACAACGAGGCCGTGAAGTTCGTGCACGCCGTGCAGGCCGACCCGCACCACCCCGCGCGACTCGCGGTCGACGGGTACCTGGCACGACTGGCCGACAGTCTGCAGAACGACCCCGCCACCCGCGCCAAGCTCGAGAACGCGAAGGCGTCGCTGTTCGACAGCCCCCGCGTCGGAGCCCTCGCCGCGGAGGCGTGGAACACGGCGAAGAACGGTTTGCTCACCGCCCTCGCCGACCCCGAGAGCGGCTTGCGCCGCCGGGCCGTGCAGGCGCTGCAGGAGGTGGGCGAGCGTCTCACCACGGATGCCGCGCTGCAGACCCGGGTCGACACCTGGATCTCGGATGCCGCGGTCTTCCTGGTAGACCGCTACCGCCACGACATCGCCTCGATCATCACCGACACCGTCGAGCGCTGGGACCCCGCCGAGACGACCGAGAAGATCGAGCTCATGGTCGGCCGCGACCTGCAGTACATCCGCCTGAACGGCACGTTCGTGGGTGCCCTCGCCGGCCTCGCGATCTTCGCCATCGCCCACGCCCTGATCCCTGGAGTCTGACATGGCCCTCTCCCACGATCCGCTCTGGCCGCGCGCCGGCTCCTGGCCCGCGTTCGATGGTGCGGCGGATGCCGTGCTGCTCGGTGTACCGACCTGGCGCACCTCGCTCTCGCCGACCGGCGCGCATGCGACGCCCGCCGCGATCCGCGACGCGCTCCCCCGGTACGGCAGCACCCTGATGGGTCCGCCGATCGTCGACCTGAACGAGCGGCTGCGCATCACGGACGCCGGCGACATCGCCGAGCCGGACGGCGACGCAGGCGAGGCCGAGGTCATCGCGCGCGTGCGCGAGCTGACGGCGGCGACCGAGCTCGTGATCGCACTCGGCGGCGACAACTCGCTCACCTATCCCGTCGCACTCGGCGCGCAGGCGACCGGGCTGGTCACGTTCGACGCGCACTTCGATCTGCGCGACGGCGTCTCCAACGGCACGCCCGTGCGGCGCCTGGTCGCAGACATCCCCGCGGCCTCGCCCCTCGACACGGCGCGCATCGACCCCGCGCGCATCGTGCAGATCGGCATCGCGGACTTCGCCAACTCCGCCGCCTACGCCCAGCGCGCGGCGGACTGGGGCATCCGCGTGATCACGCTCGACGAGCTGCGGCGCCGCGGCATCGATGACGTGGTGGCCGAGGCCCTCGAGATCGCCGGCACGGGCCCCGACCCGCGCGTGCATCTCGACATCGACGTCGACGTGTGCGACCGTTCCGTCGCCCCCGGCTGCCCGGCCAGCGTTCCCGGCGGCCTGCAGGCGTGGGAGCTGCGCGCCCTCACCCGCGCCGTGGCGTCCGACCCGCGCGTGGTCAGCGCCGACCTGGCCGAGGTCGACGCGACCGCCGACACCGACGACGCCCGCACCGTCCGCCTCGCCGCCCTCTGCGTGCTGGAACTGCTGGCCGGGCTCGCGGCGCGCTCATGAGGATCGTCGTCTCGGGCACGCACGGGAGCGGCAAGAGCACCCTCATCGCGGACTTTCACGCCGCGCATCCGCACTACCGCGTGCTGGGCGATCCCTTCGAGGACCTCGACCTCGATGATCCCTCCAGCGAGGCGAGCTTCGCCGCGCAGCTGCGACTCACCGCCGCCCGCCTGGAGGCGACGGCCGATGCGACCGATGTGATCGCGGAGCGCGGGCCCCTGGACTTCCTCGCCTACCTGACCGCGTTGGACCGGCTGGGACGCAGCGGTGGTTCCCTGCTGGCACGGGCGACGCAGATCGTCGAGCGGTCGCTGGCGACGGTGGATCTGGTCGCGGTCGTCCCCCTGGATGCCGCGCGTCCGATCCGAGTCCCCGCTGAGGAGGACCCGGAGCTTCGCGAGGCCATGGATGACGTGCTCCTCGAGCTGCTCGATGACCTGGAGCAGGACGGCGCGGTACGACGGAGCCTGGTGATCACCGGCGATCCGGTGCGACGTCTGCAGGCTCTGAGCGACGCCGTCCGGTGATGACGGGTGCCCCGGACGCGTGAGTCTCGGTCACACGACGGCGACGCCGTCCTTCCAGACCGTGCGCACCAGCGGCACGCCGGGCCGGTAGGCGAGGTGGATGCGCGTCGGAGCATCCAGCAGCACCAGGTCGGCGCGAGATCCCGGCGCGATCACGCCCACGTCGTCACGGCGGAGCGCCCTGGCCCCGCCCGCAGTCGCCGCCCACACGGCCTCGGCCGGCGTCATCCCCATGTCGCGCACCGCGATCGCGATGCAGAACGGCATGGATGAGGTGAAGCTCGACCCGGGGTTCGTGTCGCACGCCAGCGCCACGGTGACGCCGGCCTCGATCAACCGGCGCGCATCGGGATACGGCTGCCGCGTCGAGAACTCGACCCCGGGGAGCAGGGTGAGCACGGTGTCGGAGGCCGCGAGCGCCGCGATGTCGTCGTCGGTCAGATAGGTGCCGTGATCGATCGAGGCCGCGCCCAGCTCGACCGCGAGTTGCACGCCCTCGCCGGGTCCGAGCTGGCTGGCGTGCACGCGCGGAGCGAGGCCGCGGGCGATCCCCGCCTTGAGCACCCGCCGGGACTGCGGCACCGTGAACGCACCGCTCTCGCAGAACACGTCGATCCATCGGGAGTACGGCGCGCAGGCATCGAGCATCGGCCCTGTGACCAGGTCGACGTACTCGTCGGGGTGATCGGCGTACTCCCCCGGCACCACGTGCGCGCCGAGGAAGGTGACCTCGGGCGTGACCTCGGCCGCCAGCCGCACAAGTCGTTCCTCGTCGACCACGCTGAGCCCATAGCCGCTCTTGATCTCGACGCTCGTGGTCCCCTGCGCGAGCATCTCGTCGAGGAAACCGCGCAGTCGCGCGCGCAGCTCATCGTCGCTCGCGGCCCTCGTCGCGGCCACGGTGGAGCGGATGCCACCGGCGGCGTACTTCTGCCCCGCCATGCGCGCCTCGAACTCCGCGGCCCGGTCTCCGCCGAACACCAGGTGGCTGTGGCTGTCGACGAAGCCGGGGATCACGGCCGCGCCCGCAGCATCCACGGTCTCGTCCGCGACGGGCGCATCCGCGGCCGCACCGACCCAGGCGATGCGGCCGTCGTCGATGAGCACCGCCGCATCCGTCAGGGTCCCGCACGGATCGCCATCGACGACGACGTTGGTCGTCAGTTCGCCGATGTTCGTGATGAGCGTGGTCATGGTGCTTCCTCCTGGTGAGGGGTCAAGACACGCCCTGTCCGGAGTGGATGCTGCGGCGTGTCTTGGCCCCTCACCGCTGTATCGAGTGTGTCAGAGCATCGGGATCGTGAGGCCGCGATCGCGCGCGACCTCCCGAGCGTGCTCGTATCCGGCGTCGACGTGGCGCATGACGCCGGTGCCGGGGTCGTTCGTGAGCACGCGCTCGAGCTTCTCGGCTGCGAGCGCGGAGCCGTCGGCGACCGTGACCTGGCCGGCATGGATCGAGCGGCCGATCCCGACGCCGCCGCCGTGGTGCAGCGAGACCCACGACGCACCGGATGCCGTGTTCAGCAGGGCATTCAGCAGCGGCCAGTCGGCGATCGCATCGGAGCCGTCCTTCATGGCCTCGGTCTCGCGGTACGGCGAGGCGACCGAACCGGAGTCCAAGTGGTCCCGACCGATCACGATGGGCGCCGACAGCTCGCCCGACGCCACCATCTCGTTGAACTTGAGCCCGGCGAGGTGCCGCTCCTTGTAGCCGAGCCAGCAGATGCGTGCGGGCAGCCCCTCGAAGTGCACCTTCTCGCCGGCCTTCTCGAGCCAGCGATGCAGCGCGGCGTCCTCGGGGAACAGCTCGGCGATCGCACGGTCGGTCTTGTAGATGTCCTCGGGGTCGCCCGACAGCGCGGCCCAGCGGAACGGTCCGCGTCCCTCCTCGAACTGCGGGCGGATGTACGCCGGCACGAAGCCCGGGAACTCGAACGCCCGGTCGAAGCCGCCCAGCTCGGCCTCGCGACGGATCGAGTTGCCGTAGTCGAACACCGCGGCTCCGGCATCCTGGAACGCCACCATCGCGGCGACGTGCGCAGCCATCGACTCGCGGGCCCGGCGGGTGAACTCCTCCGGGTCGCGCTCCGCCTCGGCCTTCCAGTCCGCGACCGTGATGCCGACCGGCAGATACGCCAGCGGGTCGTGCGCGCTGGTCTGATCGGTCACGACGTCGATCGGCACGCCGCGACGCCGCAGCTCGGGAAAGACCTCGGCGGCATTGCCGACCACGCCCACCGAGAGCGCCTCGCCGGCATCCTTGGCCGCGACCACGCGGGCCACGGCGGCGTCGAGATCGGTCGTGTACTCGTCGAGATAGCCGTGCTCCACGCGACGCGCCAGCCGCGATTCGTCGACATCGACGATCAGCACCGCCCCGTCGTTGAGCGTCACCGCCAGAGGCTGCGCGCCGCCCATGCCGCCGGCGCCACCGGTGAGGGTGAGGGTGCCGCGCAGAGAGTCACGGCCGAGCGACCGCGCCACCGCGGCGAAGGTCTCGTAGGTGCCCTGCAGGATGCCCTGGGTGCCGATGTAGATCCAGGACCCGGCAGTCATCTGCCCGTACATGATGAGACCGAGCTCTTCGAGCTTGCGGAACTCGGGCCACGTCGCCCAGTCGCCGACCAGGTTGGAGTTGGCGATCAGCACGCGCGGTGCCCACTCGTGCGTGCGGAACACGCCGACCGGCTTGCCGGACTGCACCAGGAGCGTCTCGTCCGGCTCGAGCTCGTCGAGCGTGCGCACGATCGCGTCGTACGCTTCCCAGCTGCGTGCGGCCTTGCCCGTGCCGCCGTAGACGACCAGGTCTTCGGGGTGCTCGGCGACCTCGGGATCGAGGTTGTTCATCAGCATGCGCTTGGCGGCCTCGGCGCCCCAGCTCTTGGCGGTGCGCTGGTTGCCGCGCGCGGCGCGGACGACGCGAGGACCGGTTGCGGGGGACTCAGCTGCGGCGGACTCAACCATGGGTGTGCTCCTTTGCGATGCGGGCGACGGCGCCCGACTGGACGAGTTCGGTGACAGCTTCCATCTCGGGCGAGAGGAAACGGTCAGGACCGGGGCCGGCGGCCACGGTACGCACGAGGTCGCGCACGGCGCCGGTGGCGGGACCGGCCTGCAGCGGCGCGCGCAGATCGAGGGCGCGTGCGCCGGTGAGGATCTCGATCGCGAGCACCCGGCCGAGGCCGTCGATCGCGCGGCGCAGCTTGCGCGCGGCCGCCCAGCCCATCGAGACGTGATCCTCCTGCATCGCCGAAGAGGGGATCGAGTCGACGGATGCCGGTACGGCGAGGCGCTTGAGCTCGGAGACGATGCCGGCGGAGGCGTACTGCGCGATCATGAGTCCGGAGTCGACACCCACCTCATCGGCGAGGAACGGCGGCAACCCGTGCCTGCGCGCGGGGTCGAGGGCGCGGTCCGTGCGGCGCTCCGAGACCGACGCGACATCAGCCACCGAGATCGCGAGGAAGTCGAGCACCGCGGCCACCGGCGCGCCATGGAAGTTGCCGTTGGACTCGATCCGGCCGTCGAGCGTGATGACCGGGTTGTCGATCACGCTGGCGAGCTCACGGCCGGCGATCATGGCGGCGTGGGCCATGGTGTCGCGCGCGGCGCCGTGCACCTGCGGTGAGCAGCGCAGCGAATAGGCGTCTTGCACGCGCCCGTCATCCGGCCCCTTGTGGCTGGCGACCATCGGGGAGTCACCCAGGAAGGCTCGGAGGTTCGCCGCGGACTCCGTCTGTCCGGTCTGCGGACGCAGCGCCATCAGATCGGCCGCGAACACGGCGTCGGTGCCGAGCTGCGACTCGATCGACATGGCCGCGGCGATGTCGGCGGTGAGGAGCAGCTCCTGCAGGTCGTGCAGCGCGAGCACCAGCGTGCCGAGCATCCCATCGGTGCCGTTGATGAGGGCGAGGCCCTCCTTCTCGACGAGTGTGAGCGGCTCGATACCGGCGGCGCGCAGCGCATCAGCGGCACTCCGGAGTGCGCCGTCTGCGTTGCGGACGTCCCCTTCGCCCATCGCCGCGAGCGCGATGTGGGCGAGCGGAGCGAGGTCGCCGGAGCATCCGAGCGAACCGTACTCGCGCACGATCGGGGTGATGCCGGCGTTGAGCATCGCAGCGTAGGTCTCGACGACGATCGGCCGTACGCCCGTGCGCCCGGAGGTGAGGGTCTGGAGGCGCAGCAGCTGCAGCCCGCGCGTGACCTCGCGCTCGATCTCGGGACCGGTGCCGGCCGCGTGCGACCGGATCAGGCTGGCCTGCAGCTGCATCCGGCGATCCGGCGCGATGAAGGTGGTCGCCAGCGCACCGAAGCCGGTCGAGACGCCGTAGTGCGGATGCGGGTCGGCAGCGAGGCCATCGATCACGCTGCGGGTCTCGGCGACTCGGACGAGGGCCGCGGGGTCGATGACGACCGGCGCGCCCAACCGTGCGACGGCGACGACATCCGCGGGCGCGAGGGGCGCGGCGCCGACGAGAACAGGGGCAAGATCAGTCATGTTCTGATTCCACACCCGCGGTGTCGACGGCGACAGCGGATCGTGACATCCTGTGTCTGTGATCCCAGACAGCACCGCACCCTCACGGGGCGCAGAACCGCAGGTGCCGGCGGCCGAGAACACGCTGCGCATCCTCAGCTACCTGGCGGGTCGTCCGGCACCGGTGGCGGCATCCGCGATCGCGCGCGAGCTCGGTCTGCCGCGCTCCACGGTCTACCACCTGCTCACCACGCTCTCGGCGCACGGCTTCGTGCTGCACTTCCGCGAGGAGCAGCGGTGGGGCCTGGGCACCTCGGCGTTCGAGCTGGCCGGCGGCTACAGTCGCCAGCAGCCGCTGGCCCGGCTGGGCAGGCCGCTGATCGCCGCCCTGTCCGACCGCCTCGGTGAGAGCGCCCACCTCGCCGTGATGAGCGGGGGCGACGTGCTCTACATCGTGGAGGAGCGCGCGCCCCGGCGTCCTGCCCTGGTGACGGATGTCGGTGTGCGACTGCCCGCCCATCTCACCGCGAGCGGCCGGGCGATGCTGGCCGCCCTCCCCCGCGAGCAGGTGCGCGCGCTGTACCCGAGTGCGTCGGCGTTCCCCGATCGCACCGGGCTCGGACCGCGACGCCCCGCCGAACTGCGCGAGCTCCTGCGCGAGGTGCGTGCACGGGGCTACGCGGTCGAAGACAGCGAGGTCGCCGACGGGCTCCGGTCGGTCGGTGCCGTGGTTCGCGATCACC
It encodes the following:
- a CDS encoding glutamine synthetase family protein, which translates into the protein MAKPVGRSLHHDDGSEKMSGNLSIEQLDAGIAAGEIDTVIVAFADAQGRLVGKRVSARLFQEDILHHGAEACDYLLSVDVDMNTVDGYAMSGWNRGYGDMVLRPDVATLRRMPWLEGSVLIMADLVWQNGEPVGPSPRAILDRQRDRLAERGWTAFSGTELEFIVFENTYRDAWARKYEGLTPATDYNVDYNLQASTRMEPLLRDIRLGMDGAGLYCEGVKGECNLGQQEIAFRYAEVRETADQHVIYKNGAKEIAAQHGQSLTFMAKFNEREGNSCHIHLSLRAEDGTPVMAGDGEHGFSPVMEHWIAGILATLREFTLLYAPNINSYKRFAKGSFAPTGVAWGIDNRTCALRVIGSGSGLRVENRVPGGDVNPYMGISAIIAGGLYGIENELALPERFEGNAYEAGVDHLPTTLREAAQLFSESRIAREAFGDDVVDHYLNQARIELEAYDAAVTDWERVRGFERL
- a CDS encoding amino acid permease, with translation MSGQNSGARKVAGATYTRAGSEYFEKRTLKRSAGVWGLWGLAVAAVISGDFSGWNFGIDFAGFGGMLIAFVILVVMYYGMIFAIGEMAAAMPHTGGAYSFARSAMGPWGGLVTGAAETIEYVATTAVIVYFSASYANGITSELLGLELPGWAWYLILYIVFIALNSAGAAISFRFAIVVSIISIGIILVFSLMAIFSGAFSWDALWDIVPDEGQTEFLPHGVLPILFALPFAMWFFLGIEELPLAAEESHNPTRDIPKAGFWARGTLIVTGLLVLFLNTGVIGAEATGKAGEPLLDGFRAIVGDQLAAVLALFALIGLLASLQGIMFAYGRNMYSLSRAGYYPRFLSLTGKRQTPWVALVVGAAIGFVALIVLDVLAAVDAEGAGTVAGAIVLNIAVWGAVLAYGLQLISFMILRKKYPHVDRPYRSPWGIPGAAVALVIAALIFVGFLLNPTFGPAIVAIAIVYVVILLGFALFFRHRLVLSPEEEYALSGGSHGDPQAEGYDAMEGEVFGSGK
- a CDS encoding metal-sensitive transcriptional regulator gives rise to the protein MIEDIKKRALHRTSILEGQMRGVARMIENEEYCMDIITQSRAIQRSLESLNRLLLENHLRTHVTHMFEEGGEERDKAVLELLKAFDFDRK
- a CDS encoding DUF445 domain-containing protein; translated protein: MPRTPMAMLSPSDQVRLRALRRMKAVALGALLFMAIAFVIAFMFQERQPWLAYVRAAAEGGMVGALADWFAVTALFRRPLGLPIPHTAIIPNRKDEIGRTLGEFVETNFLAAEVVRTKLSSTAIAQRAGEWLREAPHAERVGAEGATIATAILNALSDDDVRDLISDLAREHLVTPEWGPPAGAWLEKIVEADAHHGAVDLAADSIARWLEVNAESFSGLVSRRLPSWVPRLAHRFVDDTVYNEAVKFVHAVQADPHHPARLAVDGYLARLADSLQNDPATRAKLENAKASLFDSPRVGALAAEAWNTAKNGLLTALADPESGLRRRAVQALQEVGERLTTDAALQTRVDTWISDAAVFLVDRYRHDIASIITDTVERWDPAETTEKIELMVGRDLQYIRLNGTFVGALAGLAIFAIAHALIPGV
- a CDS encoding agmatinase family protein, with product MALSHDPLWPRAGSWPAFDGAADAVLLGVPTWRTSLSPTGAHATPAAIRDALPRYGSTLMGPPIVDLNERLRITDAGDIAEPDGDAGEAEVIARVRELTAATELVIALGGDNSLTYPVALGAQATGLVTFDAHFDLRDGVSNGTPVRRLVADIPAASPLDTARIDPARIVQIGIADFANSAAYAQRAADWGIRVITLDELRRRGIDDVVAEALEIAGTGPDPRVHLDIDVDVCDRSVAPGCPASVPGGLQAWELRALTRAVASDPRVVSADLAEVDATADTDDARTVRLAALCVLELLAGLAARS
- a CDS encoding AAA family ATPase yields the protein MRIVVSGTHGSGKSTLIADFHAAHPHYRVLGDPFEDLDLDDPSSEASFAAQLRLTAARLEATADATDVIAERGPLDFLAYLTALDRLGRSGGSLLARATQIVERSLATVDLVAVVPLDAARPIRVPAEEDPELREAMDDVLLELLDDLEQDGAVRRSLVITGDPVRRLQALSDAVR
- the hutI gene encoding imidazolonepropionase; translated protein: MTTLITNIGELTTNVVVDGDPCGTLTDAAVLIDDGRIAWVGAAADAPVADETVDAAGAAVIPGFVDSHSHLVFGGDRAAEFEARMAGQKYAAGGIRSTVAATRAASDDELRARLRGFLDEMLAQGTTSVEIKSGYGLSVVDEERLVRLAAEVTPEVTFLGAHVVPGEYADHPDEYVDLVTGPMLDACAPYSRWIDVFCESGAFTVPQSRRVLKAGIARGLAPRVHASQLGPGEGVQLAVELGAASIDHGTYLTDDDIAALAASDTVLTLLPGVEFSTRQPYPDARRLIEAGVTVALACDTNPGSSFTSSMPFCIAIAVRDMGMTPAEAVWAATAGGARALRRDDVGVIAPGSRADLVLLDAPTRIHLAYRPGVPLVRTVWKDGVAVV
- the hutU gene encoding urocanate hydratase; this encodes MVESAAAESPATGPRVVRAARGNQRTAKSWGAEAAKRMLMNNLDPEVAEHPEDLVVYGGTGKAARSWEAYDAIVRTLDELEPDETLLVQSGKPVGVFRTHEWAPRVLIANSNLVGDWATWPEFRKLEELGLIMYGQMTAGSWIYIGTQGILQGTYETFAAVARSLGRDSLRGTLTLTGGAGGMGGAQPLAVTLNDGAVLIVDVDESRLARRVEHGYLDEYTTDLDAAVARVVAAKDAGEALSVGVVGNAAEVFPELRRRGVPIDVVTDQTSAHDPLAYLPVGITVADWKAEAERDPEEFTRRARESMAAHVAAMVAFQDAGAAVFDYGNSIRREAELGGFDRAFEFPGFVPAYIRPQFEEGRGPFRWAALSGDPEDIYKTDRAIAELFPEDAALHRWLEKAGEKVHFEGLPARICWLGYKERHLAGLKFNEMVASGELSAPIVIGRDHLDSGSVASPYRETEAMKDGSDAIADWPLLNALLNTASGASWVSLHHGGGVGIGRSIHAGQVTVADGSALAAEKLERVLTNDPGTGVMRHVDAGYEHAREVARDRGLTIPML
- the hutH gene encoding histidine ammonia-lyase, with the protein product MTDLAPVLVGAAPLAPADVVAVARLGAPVVIDPAALVRVAETRSVIDGLAADPHPHYGVSTGFGALATTFIAPDRRMQLQASLIRSHAAGTGPEIEREVTRGLQLLRLQTLTSGRTGVRPIVVETYAAMLNAGITPIVREYGSLGCSGDLAPLAHIALAAMGEGDVRNADGALRSAADALRAAGIEPLTLVEKEGLALINGTDGMLGTLVLALHDLQELLLTADIAAAMSIESQLGTDAVFAADLMALRPQTGQTESAANLRAFLGDSPMVASHKGPDDGRVQDAYSLRCSPQVHGAARDTMAHAAMIAGRELASVIDNPVITLDGRIESNGNFHGAPVAAVLDFLAISVADVASVSERRTDRALDPARRHGLPPFLADEVGVDSGLMIAQYASAGIVSELKRLAVPASVDSIPSSAMQEDHVSMGWAAARKLRRAIDGLGRVLAIEILTGARALDLRAPLQAGPATGAVRDLVRTVAAGPGPDRFLSPEMEAVTELVQSGAVARIAKEHTHG
- a CDS encoding IclR family transcriptional regulator, translating into MIPDSTAPSRGAEPQVPAAENTLRILSYLAGRPAPVAASAIARELGLPRSTVYHLLTTLSAHGFVLHFREEQRWGLGTSAFELAGGYSRQQPLARLGRPLIAALSDRLGESAHLAVMSGGDVLYIVEERAPRRPALVTDVGVRLPAHLTASGRAMLAALPREQVRALYPSASAFPDRTGLGPRRPAELRELLREVRARGYAVEDSEVADGLRSVGAVVRDHPGWPVAAVAVTWGGEGLQERALADAVIETAGVLESRVKR